The DNA region GCCGCGGTGATCGTCAGGCGGTTCGGGCGTCTCATGACGGTGGTGCTCCTCGTGGCAAGGGTGGTGGCGACCGTGCTGCAGCCGCTGTGGTTGCACGGACCGGGTCGCCGGGCGGCGTCCATCCTGACACCGCGGCGGTCGCCCGTCCGAATCCCGCGTGCGACCGACGTCGCACGACGAAACAATCCAAGTGCCGTGCGACGTCCGTCTATTCCCGATGGATCTGCACCGAGTCCACCCGAGGGGCGTGGGTCAGCGGTCGAACAGGCCCCCGAGGAAGTCGTTGCCCAGGTTCGATGCCTGCTCGCCGAGGCCCGACGCCTGCTCGCCGAGGCCGCCGAGGAGCTGCTCGCCCTCGCCCGCGATCCCCTCGAAGCCACCGCCCAGATCCGCGCCGAGGTCGGCAAGTCCGAGGTCGCCGATGCCCGAGGCGATGCCCTCGAAGTCGACGCCGAGGTTCGCGGCCTCGGCGAGCACGGGCCCGGCGGCGGCGCTCAGCACCGCTCCCCCGGCGACCGCGACACCGATGCCGCCGAGCGCCATCGCGCCGGCGCCGACCGCAGCACCGCCGGCGAAGGCACCACCACGCCCGCGGCCGTTGCCGTGGCTCGAGCCGCCGAGGACGCGGCGGATCAGACCCGGACGCGACATCTCACCGCGGGTCATCGCGCGGGCCATGCCGCCCGCCGAGTCGTCGCGCAGGTGCTCGTGCGGCGGGAGTTCGGAGTTCAGGCGGTTGCGCACCTGCTGCCGCTGCGCCGGAGTGAGGCGGGCGAAGGCGTCGTGGTGGACCTGCTCGAGCTGGTCCGGCGACGAGGTGCGGAGCAGGTAGTCGTACTTCGCGAGTGCGACCTTGTCGGAGTCGGCCGGGCCGTGCTGCTGCGGCTGGCCGTACTGCGGCTGGGGTGCCTGCCCGTACTGCTGCTGTCCGTACTGCTGCGGCTGTCCGTACTGCTGCTGGGGTGCCTGCCCGTACTGCTGCGGCTGTCCGTACTGCTGCTGCGGCCGCTGCTGCTGCTGGCTCCGGTCGTCGCCCGTCAGCCGGTCCGCTGCACCGCGGACGACGTCACGCCAGTCGGTCCCGCCACCGCGCTGCGCTCCGTTGCCGGGCGCACCGTCCCCCTGCCCACGCTTCTGGAGCTGCTTGTCGATGACCTTCGAGGCCATGCCGAGGATGCGGTTGAAGTTCGCCATCCCCCGACCTTTGTGGATGCACATGTGCGCTCCCAGCGACGAACCGGCGGGTCGCCCGCACATCCGGCGGGAAACCGCTGTGAGCTGCACACGAAGCGAGCGGCACGCCCCGTCAGGACAGGACGCGCGCCAGGTACGCGTTGCGGAATCGGCCCGTGGGGTCGACGTCGCGCGCGACCGCGGCGAAGTCCGACAGCCGCGGGTACGCCTCGTGCAGGCGCTCGACGCTCACGCCGGACACCTTGCCCCAGTGCGGCCGCGGATCGACGGGTGCGAGCGCTTCCTCGATCCGCGACACCGCGGCCGCCACCGCTGCGGCGTCCCGGCGGAACGTGAAGTGGATGCCGACCGACTGCCGACCGGACGACGGCGCGAGCCAGGCGGTGTCGGGCGCGATCGTGCGGACCTCGGCGGCGATGAGGATCGGCGCGAACACCGACTCGAGCGGACGGAGCGCCTCGAGCGCGGACACCGCCGAGGCCGCGGGGATCAGGTACTCGGCCTGGATCTCGGCGCCCGTCGACGGGGTGAACGTGGACCGGAAGTGCGGGAGCCGCTCGGCCCACGGCCCGGGGACGCCGCCCTGCTCGGTGACGCCGGCGGGGTCGTTCTCCCCCGGGTGCACGGGGCCGGTGGCGGGCCGCGCGCCGAGGGCGACGAGGTCGACGGTGGGCGCGGGCTCGTCCACGCGGTGCTTCACCCAGACCTGCCGGGCACCGCGGTCGTCGAACGAGGTGAACATCGACACCGAGTAGGCGTCGGACATGACCTGGTCGAAGTGGGCGGACACCGCGTCCCACGGCAGGTCGAGGTGCACCGTCGTGGCGACCTGGAACGTCGGCTCGATCGCGAGCTCCACCGTGGTGACGACCCCGAGCGCACCGATGGCCACCCGGTGGGCGTCGAGGGCACCGTCCGGCGAGGACGCATCG from Curtobacterium sp. MCJR17_020 includes:
- a CDS encoding cation-transporting ATPase — protein: MANFNRILGMASKVIDKQLQKRGQGDGAPGNGAQRGGGTDWRDVVRGAADRLTGDDRSQQQQRPQQQYGQPQQYGQAPQQQYGQPQQYGQQQYGQAPQPQYGQPQQHGPADSDKVALAKYDYLLRTSSPDQLEQVHHDAFARLTPAQRQQVRNRLNSELPPHEHLRDDSAGGMARAMTRGEMSRPGLIRRVLGGSSHGNGRGRGGAFAGGAAVGAGAMALGGIGVAVAGGAVLSAAAGPVLAEAANLGVDFEGIASGIGDLGLADLGADLGGGFEGIAGEGEQLLGGLGEQASGLGEQASNLGNDFLGGLFDR
- a CDS encoding D-arabinono-1,4-lactone oxidase gives rise to the protein MSDVIATERTRTNWAGNVTYRASALAHPTSTDELQRLVASTPRLTALGSRHSFNTIADTDAVQVSLQDLPPVLDIDTSRRVVRVAAGMTHSQVAAGLEARGWALGNLASLPHISTAGAVATGTHGSGVRNPSLAQAVVGLDIVRASGALEHVDASSPDGALDAHRVAIGALGVVTTVELAIEPTFQVATTVHLDLPWDAVSAHFDQVMSDAYSVSMFTSFDDRGARQVWVKHRVDEPAPTVDLVALGARPATGPVHPGENDPAGVTEQGGVPGPWAERLPHFRSTFTPSTGAEIQAEYLIPAASAVSALEALRPLESVFAPILIAAEVRTIAPDTAWLAPSSGRQSVGIHFTFRRDAAAVAAAVSRIEEALAPVDPRPHWGKVSGVSVERLHEAYPRLSDFAAVARDVDPTGRFRNAYLARVLS